The Raphanus sativus cultivar WK10039 chromosome 6, ASM80110v3, whole genome shotgun sequence sequence TAAGAAAACTTCTCGTCGGTCGTCAAAGAAAAACAGGAAGAAGGCATCTAAAACTGTGATCATCCGTAACATTAACTACATAACTCCTGAGGGAAGACACGGAGACATGGAGGGGAGTGAGTTCACTGAGAACGGTTCCATCAAGGAGAACAGAGCTTATGAGAGTGATGAGATCCTGAAGATCTCAGATGAAGGAAAAAGAAGCAGTGAGAATTGGGATTCTTTTCAGAATATTCTGATGAGGAACGAGGAGGGCTCAGATGTTCATTCGATGGAGGAGCATTTCACACACAGAGGGTCTAAAGGTTTGCTAGACAGTAACAATGCCTCTGGTGGTGATTCCATCGTTTTAACTCAGAAAAACGTAGAAAACGGAGGAGGCGGAGCGAGCTTTGATCATTTTGGAAGTGAGGAGAATGGTCGCAGGGTTTCAAGAACAGAAGAATGTATTTTATTGCTAAAAAGATCAGAAATGGTAGGAGGTGATGAGAGCAAAGACTTGTATAATGATGCTACAAGGGGTGACTCGTTAGTGAAGAAGTCAGGGAGTGGAGAGGATTGGTTCACTGCTTCTGATCACCGTGGAgtgaaaaaaacagaaagcaGTTACGGGAGTATGTCGTTTGATGAAAGTTTGATGGTGACATCTGGAGGTGGTTCTGATCAGAGCAAGAAACAGGAGTTCGTTGATGATTCCTTCATGGTCCATTCATCGAGGCATACTGGTGATGATGTTTACGACTCTCGGTGGAGACCGGACATGTCTGCTGATATCGACGTCGATAACGGTCAGGCGAATGAGAAGCGTGAAGTGTCTGGCTCATGGGAACCAAACGACCTCTGTATGATTCCTGAACGCGACTCGGGAGAGTTTTTGGATAATGATCACTCCATTGACTTCTCTGTGGAAGCGAACGCAAGGCTAACGAGTAACGGAACAGCtcaggagaaagaagaaaagacaGTCTCAAGCGGCGAGAAGAAAACTAATGGGAAGAACCCGGAAGCTCGTAAGTCTAGGACTCCAGTTAGAAACAGAGGTGAAACCATGTCCAAGAGTGTAAAGAAACCGGTAGCAGCTAGCAGAACAATGGCACAGAAGAACAAGTTTGAAAAGGTAACAACAATTTTTTATCATTGCAACCAATGAGGGAGTTAAGTTAATTTTGAGATGGTTTAGGTTTTGCCTTAGGGGATGTATAAGCCTTCCATGATCTCCTAGTccttggaaaaaaaaagaaatcttatAATTGCATTTTCTTTTAACGGTTTTATTGTTACTTAATCTTTTTGGGAATGTaggaagaagagatgaggaagAGAATAGAGAATCTTGTTTTGGAAAGGCAGAGAAGAATCGCTGAGAGATCAGCCGCCACTGCATCTCGAAAAGCTTCGAACCGAGCTCCTTCGGTTCGTGAAAGGACCACATAAGAGGTTCAAGTAAAAGACATTGGATTCAGTTAAAACCGTTGAAAACAAAAAGGGATGTTCTGCTGCGCCAACTTTAGGtgtacttcaattttttttaatacattcATAAATAAGTAaggtgatggtgatggtgattcTGATACTCCTTCATTTTGCATGTGTCACgattatttgtttattaatttgtttttt is a genomic window containing:
- the LOC108812617 gene encoding COP1-interacting protein 7 isoform X2 gives rise to the protein MDSRAILDSALFQLTPTRTRFDLVLFCGGKKEKLASGIFEPFISHLKFARDQISKGGYSISLHPPTSHSSWFTKSTFDRFVRFVNTPAIIERFATLEKEILQVEHSIQANEIANAELLQDGSSNVRKSSESSRESENGNGAEEETSKIQLQRLLETRRTLLRREQAMAYARGVVAGYEINTIDDLILFADAFGASRLREACVKYKELWKKKHGDGLWMAELAAVKAIAPEDMSLLGSSGIILTNEAAPLPLNGTHSSENKDQHASAVPNFQPPMGWPNHIPQYYYPPPYQGYPYPMMQPMPGQQNQGNMPWPSKGKSSKKKGDHSDGDESSESSESDSASDDDSASSLEDQGKRHKKTSRRSSKKNRKKASKTVIIRNINYITPEGRHGDMEGSEFTENGSIKENRAYESDEILKISDEGKRSSENWDSFQNILMRNEEGSDVHSMEEHFTHRGSKGLLDSNNASGGDSIVLTQKNVENGGGGASFDHFGSEENGRRVSRTEECILLLKRSEMVGGDESKDLYNDATRGDSLVKKSGSGEDWFTASDHRGVKKTESSYGSMSFDESLMVTSGGGSDQSKKQEFVDDSFMVHSSRHTGDDVYDSRWRPDMSADIDVDNGQANEKREVSGSWEPNDLCMIPERDSGEFLDNDHSIDFSVEANARLTSNGTAQEKEEKTVSSGEKKTNGKNPEARKSRTPVRNRGETMSKSVKKPVAASRTMAQKNKFEKEEEMRKRIENLVLERQRRIAERSAATASRKASNRAPSVRERTT
- the LOC108812617 gene encoding COP1-interacting protein 7 isoform X1, coding for MDSRAILDSALFQLTPTRTRFDLVLFCGGKKEKLASGIFEPFISHLKFARDQISKGGYSISLHPPTSHSSWFTKSTFDRFVRFVNTPAIIERFATLEKEILQVEHSIQANEIANAELLQDGSSNVRKSSESSKRESENGNGAEEETSKIQLQRLLETRRTLLRREQAMAYARGVVAGYEINTIDDLILFADAFGASRLREACVKYKELWKKKHGDGLWMAELAAVKAIAPEDMSLLGSSGIILTNEAAPLPLNGTHSSENKDQHASAVPNFQPPMGWPNHIPQYYYPPPYQGYPYPMMQPMPGQQNQGNMPWPSKGKSSKKKGDHSDGDESSESSESDSASDDDSASSLEDQGKRHKKTSRRSSKKNRKKASKTVIIRNINYITPEGRHGDMEGSEFTENGSIKENRAYESDEILKISDEGKRSSENWDSFQNILMRNEEGSDVHSMEEHFTHRGSKGLLDSNNASGGDSIVLTQKNVENGGGGASFDHFGSEENGRRVSRTEECILLLKRSEMVGGDESKDLYNDATRGDSLVKKSGSGEDWFTASDHRGVKKTESSYGSMSFDESLMVTSGGGSDQSKKQEFVDDSFMVHSSRHTGDDVYDSRWRPDMSADIDVDNGQANEKREVSGSWEPNDLCMIPERDSGEFLDNDHSIDFSVEANARLTSNGTAQEKEEKTVSSGEKKTNGKNPEARKSRTPVRNRGETMSKSVKKPVAASRTMAQKNKFEKEEEMRKRIENLVLERQRRIAERSAATASRKASNRAPSVRERTT